The Gossypium hirsutum isolate 1008001.06 chromosome D06, Gossypium_hirsutum_v2.1, whole genome shotgun sequence genome contains the following window.
tataaaaaaattaaccgacccccaaccaaaaaatttggttaaccgtccgattaaccgaattcggtcggttaaccgaattttttcggttttacctgAATTATGCACACCTCTAATTGGGATAGATAACGATTAGCCCAAATATTAACTTTAGTATGCATCTTGTCACAGAGATAGGATAGAGCTTCTTTTTTACTTCTTCTAACCAGTGTTGGAAGCCCCAAATATCGTTCCACATTAAAAGATCGTCTCATGTCCAACTGATTAATTATTCGATTACAAAGTCCTTCCTCTACATTTGTACAAAAGAAAATGACGGATTTCTCAAAATTTACTTGTTGACCAGAAGCCCTTTTGTATTTCTCGAGAATATTTTTAATCACCTGACTCCCTCTTTCCGTTGCCTCACCAAAAACAATGCTATCGTCTGCGAATAAATGGTGCGTCATCGAAGGGCTACCTCGACAAACCTTTGCACCCGCCAGTATATCATCCCTTTTGGCTAACTTCAATAATGTCGAAAAACCCTCCGTGCAGATAAAAAATAAGTACACTCTAATGGGATCTCCTTAACGTAAACCTCTGTTAAGATAGAGGATCTCACTTATTCCATCATTAACCATAACGGAATAAGACACAGAGGAAATACTGTGCATTATTAGTTCAACCCATCTAGCATCAAATTCCATTCTAAGCATCATACATTCAATAAAGCCCCACTCGACCCTATCGTAGGCTTTGCTCATATCGAGCTTCAATGCAAATGAGCCTTTCTTCCCCAACCTCTTCTTCTTTAGCGTATGCATTAATTCGTATGCCACCAAGACGTTATCAGAAATTAGACGCCTCGGCACAAAAGCTCCTTGAGCTTCATCGATACAGTCCTCCAAAACTATTCTGAGTCGGTTAGCCAAAACCTTCGAAATAACTTTGTACAAGACAGAGCACAAACTAATAGGATGGCATGACGACATTGAGTTCGCCGCACTAGTTTTTGGGATTAAAACTATCTTGGTGAAATTCACCTCTTCCAATGGTAACTCTCTGTTTAGAGCTTTGAGATAGAAATGAGTAACATCTTTACCAATTAAGTACCAGAAACACTGATAAAAAATTACTGGGAAGCCGTCATATCCCAGCGCCTTGGTCGACCCCATTTCCTTCACAGTAGTTTTAATTTATTCTTCTTTAAACTCTGCCAGTAAATAACTATTCATATTCTGATTCAGTAAATAACTATTCATATTCTGATTCATTTTAGAGTCAACCCCTTCATAAATCTCATCAGCACTGATATTCCCTGAACCGgaaaaaatattcttaaaatatcGAATCGTGATTTCTACTTTTTCATCCTCTTTCTCCCTTATAATCCCATCATCATATCGCGATACTGTTCACTTTACACCTATAATTAGCATAAGAATGAAAAAATTTAGTGTTACGATCACCATACCTTAACCAATTAGCTCTAGATCATTGCTCCCAGTGTAGCTCCTCCTTGTCAATCTCTAGATTCAATGCCAATTTGGCTTCTACAATTTCCTCAAGAACGTCATCATTCACATCTGTAATATACAACTCTTATAAACGCCTTTTGATACGATTAATAAACTGAGTATTCTCCTTTTTCCAGTTGAAAGCCCATTTCATCAAGCCCTTTCCAATTAGCAACAAACGTTCTGGGATACTTAAATGGTTTGATTCATGCCACAAATTTGAAACCATATCCTCACAAGATTCCTCGAATAGCCACACCGTTtcaaatttaaaagttgaaaCTGTAGCAGCCTTTTTATCCTTTCAATCAATAGCAAAAGTATTCAACAGCAGTGGGTAATGATCCGAACAGAAACTATTCAGATGTGAAATAACATAGTTGGGAAAAATGTCATACCAATTGTCATTAGCGACTCCTCTGTCCAACTGCTCATGTATATTATTGAAAGAAAAGTTCCCCCTTTCCCATGTGTACCACTTACCTTTAAAGCCCATATAAGTTAGACCACATGGCTCCAACGCATCTCGAAAATCCCTCATGGGTCATTCCTCTTATGCCTCCCTCCTTGCTTCTCTTGATTGGATACAATCTCATTGAATTCGCCCATAACCACCCAAGGGCTATCAAAATTTTGACAAAGTTACTTCAATAAGTCCCACGATTCAGCTCTCCTTCTTCCTTCCAGGCTCCGTAAAAACCAGTGAAGCTAAGACCGCTTCTAGTTCCAACAGAAGGGACATCAATTCCATTACCATAACCAAACTTACGtcttattttctccattttcctAGCATCCAATTTAGTTTCAAAGAGGAAAATAACATGGGGACGATTTTCCTTTAGCCAGTACTGAATTTTACGAACGAACCGTGGATTCCCCAGCCCACAGACGTTCCAACAAAGTAGTTTCATAATATTCGGCTAACCTGCCCTGCAGGTTCAACCGTTGAGAAAGTCAAACCATTCTCGTTTTCCAACCCTGTCGAATTGTTCAAATCAGGACTTCTCATCCCATTTCCCTCATCGAAAAGCCTAGCCCTTTTTTTTTCCATCTAACACGTTCATGGGTCTTTCCTTATTCAGATAGCTCCCATTCATCACATCAACTAATTCCTCATCTATACATGGAAGTTTTAACTTTCCTGTAAGATTTATACCCAGATTTTTTGCTAGCATGTCTCATAAAATCTGCATAATTAGCATTCAAATCTGATTTGCCCTTATCCACATTTGAATCACCAAAATGACCTCCCCAACTTCCTCTTAGTTCCTGTAGCCAGACACTGCCGCCAATCACCGGCTTCCTTGCTACCGCCTTAAGGGAAATATCCTACCCTAGAGGCAACTCCTTCCTTTCACCATGTGAATGGGGCAAAAACTTTCTCCATGACCAAATCTCCCACATAAGAAGCAAATTGCCGTTAGTTTTTCATACTtataaatggaaaatatttctTTTGTCTTTCCAATGATAAGTTTTTCTTACGCTTCAGAGGATTCCGGATATCCACCATTACCCAGATTCATATGAAATTTCTCAGACCCACAGCCACAGACTTCGCATCATACTCCACAAAATCACCAATAAAATCACCAAATTGTTTTGCCATTGATTCCGAATACATACCACTGGGGAGATTGTAAATTTGCACCCAAAACCCTACTTTCAGTAGTGGAATCTCAAGAGGATCCATACCATTCGATAGAACTGCAAATACTAAAAAGTGATTGTTGAAGGTCCATGGTGACCCCTTCACAATTCTTGTTTTATCGGCTTCACAATAGAAACGGAAGAGAAATCTTTTTTCCCCAAATATCAGTAATAGTAACACCACCAAGAGGGTGCCATAGATTAAACAACATCATCTTCATTGATTGAAAGTTTACTGTAGTAGCCATGAGAAAGCGTCCCACCAAACACAGACGCTTCCATCATTCACTTAGATACtcacaattgaaaaaaaaattctaacacTTGAaggaaaagacaaaaaaaatgcTACCGAAGAGAATGCTGTTAAGTTTTAATatacctattttttattttatgtatgcaataaatctatttttacttttatatacaTTAAAGGTTTGGAACGAAAAGtctattttaaccttatttatttcaataaccctatttattttcattatactCCCAAAAGCAAGCTTTACATATTacactttatttttcttttggcaataatattatttttgttatctaTCCAGTAGAGGCTACATTAAAGAAGGTAAACAGGGGTTTTCATCTTCGTTtcagtttttctaaaatttaaaaagtggtaaaattgtgatttaatatttctaaaaagataaaataataaatttattaattgatgtttatattttttttgtcaatttggtcattatttcctttttttttagttaaatttaaccctcaatattttaaaaggagttgaatttgactgtaaatctttcaaaaagagtcaaattgtAGAATTTTAACAGAAGTAttgaataaaacattaaatttaaacatGGCAGCCCACGTAAcaatatatgcatatatcatgCTAATTTtacttaactttttttttataattttttggaattttaaaattttatttttgggtatttttataatttttaaattatttattgatgtgaTACAAGATAAATAATGCCATGTTATTATGAAGTATAAGTTACCACGCCAATAttactaaaaaattaatatttttctcaacattttctttaaatatattatttgactctttttaaaaaagttaatgattaaatttagctcaaaaaaataaaatgttaaattgaaaaaagatgTAAACGTTaaggactaaaattattattacgtcttttaaaaattctaaaatgttaACTTATAATGACAAAAGTTTACTTTTTGACTTTCattaaaatctttaatttaatttcaactccTCAAAAAATTTCTTAACTTTAGgatagaatattttttttaaaaaagtcttAAAGGTGCAAAAgccctcaaatttttttaaaaaagtaattaagctcCTGCTTTTTTTTCACTCgtttgggtacttgaacttttaaaatgcatcaaaaaggccctcaaaccttttcaaaaaaagcaattaatcccctactttttttttgcacttaattgggtacttgaactttcaaaatgcatcaaaaagaccctcaaactttaaaaaaaaataattaaacccctacttttattaaaaattataaaaaattaaaatcaataaaaactataaatattattaaattttaataaaaaaattcaaatattaaaaatttattaaaaattagaaaaaaaattataaaaatcataaaaaaatatataaaaattgtaaaattttataaaaattgcaaaaaatttataaaatatatagaaataaaaaatttataaaattttataaagtcataagaaaattatacaaaatgtaaagaaatataaatttcgtaaaaaaaattttataaaaattattataccaaaagaagcattttataatttttctataacttttattgtttttattttttttatcatctttcgCCACATGTCTCGCTGTGTTGCGACACGTgataactttaatttaaaaaaactagGGGTCGTTaggtttttttatgatttttataaattttacaatttttaatttttttacaattgttataaaaaattataatttttaataatttttatatttttatattttattaaaatttaatattttttataatttttttctaatttttaataagagcagaggcttaattacttttttgaaAAATGTTAAGGGTCTTTCTgatacattttgaaagttcaagtacctaattgagtgaaaaaaaaaagaaggggcttaattgctttttttgaagaagtttgagggcctttttgatgaattttgaaaattcaagtgttcaattgagtgcaaaaaaaaggggcttaattgtgtttttttaaaatttgagagctttttacacccttaaattttaaaaaaaaaaactattatagTTTGTTAGTGCAATTATGTGAGAAAATAGTTCATCCAAAGCCACAAGCAATGTCCACAACACCTAGCACTGTGACAACAACATAACTTACTATATTAGTTGTTGGTAATATTTTGAAACGAAATCATTGGGTTGAAATTCTTGTTGATGTTGTAGAAGTATGATAGCCTATTTATGAAAAACAATCTTTTGATGCAACATATCTTAAATATTAGATCGAATCGGATCCCATAAAATAAGGAGATTAGATCAGGATTGCATTGAATGCTTACCTCCAACATTCTTACATTATCTTGGACTTTATTAATATATTGTGTATGCTATTTTAGCTGCatgtttttttagaaaaattgattttaatttatttgtatgtTAGAAAGTCTCGAACACTTGTATAGTTTGAGGAGACTTGTATAGGTTTTATATCGAGAGTGCTACCATTTATTTGCTCATTGAGGAACTTATTTTAATGAGTGCATTGTTAGAGTAAACAAATGTGTTACTTGGCTTACCAATTAAATTTTCAAGGGAAAAACTTGAAGATGAGTGATTTAGATGTTTAAGTATAAATCGGGATGTGTTAGAACTTAGAATATTTGTTATACAACGTTGAAAAATAGTGAATTATCTCATTGAGCTAGGCTTTGTAAATATAAAGAAACTGAACtgcataaataatttagttgtgtTGTTTTGTATTCTTGGCGCATTGTCACCTCCAATGAACACCGTTAATTGCACTCCTCTTAGCGTTGTTGGTTTTGCATTGCAATTATCGACTGAGTTTTCAACATAATTTACACTATTATcacatttaattacttttttgctTATTATCATCCTTTGTTTTTCAAGCACTTTTTTCTAATATTCAAAATTATACTgagtaatataaatataattaaagagGTAGAAGTAGAATAGCAATCGTTATATTATCCTTTGGATTGCATTTTGATTtctctattaaaaaaaataaattggtcCATGTACATTAGACGAATGAGTAAAATAGTCTATTTGTTAAAATTCTgtcattaaatgcttattctggtgttttatatataagataaataataacaaatttatccctcgaccatttcacatttattcaatttgatccctgaATAACTCCAAAAATTGAGACACTAATAATCAATCTAATTTGGGTTTTTTCTATAACAGATGTAAGAAAATATAATATCGTATATAGTATTAATATGTCAGtaacaataataatgcaatacaatGCAATAGCAGTAACACAACAGAATATTTGTAATAAGATAGAGttgaaaattagaagaagaatttTGTTGAGGCCTATATgaacagtttccttaagacagattcgacATCTCCTCGGTGCTTTGAGTAACGTTGGACGTCTGTCTCTCAAGATACAACAACAAATGATCATAGTAGTAACACAACAACAGTGATCAATCGAACACAATCTTGCCTTTTTCTATCACTAGGAGGAATGAATTTAGAAGGAATTTTTGATGTTGATGTGTTTTGGAAGTCTCTAACTTGGCTTTATATAGATGAGAGGAAATGAATGAAGAGATTtagacctattcatgaagatttCTTTGAAAAGTTAATAGATATAAGTGAACAGACACAATGAATGAAAAGATGTAATATTAAACCAAAAGTAATGAATCTATTCACCAAGAGATACAATAGTTCAAAAGATATAACTGTTCATCAAGAGATAGAACTATTGTTTAATTTGAGTATCAATTTATCATTTATCAGTCAACAATTTTGAGCGTATTATATAGAATATAAAtccataatttattattcaaagcttcaattttataaataaaatagtatacCTTAAAGTTGCAAAATATCCATTATTTTCCAACAATAGGTAAATTATCTTCTTCTAACGATAATGACTTAAATCTTTCTATAgttaaagtattaaaaaaaaaatcaatggcaTCCCGATTTCTACCTGAGTACTGCGGGAAACAATGTCATGCAATTGTCTAGGCTAATGTCCACCACATGATATGAAATTTACGTTCCATCAGAAACGAAATTATCCATACATTTTCTACCGAAGGCATATCTATAGGTATTGAATAAAAGTGTAAagtttgagattatgttgtatatataaaacattaaaataagtaTTTAACGGTATAATTTTATTGGATGGGATTATTTTGCTCCTTCATCAATTTACTATATTTCCAATAGaagaatcaaaatataatttgaagTATAGTAGAGGGACTGCTATAGTACTTTTACCCATATAAACGATTTTGTACTTTAAATGTCCACCGTCTGGCTTCCAGGAACTA
Protein-coding sequences here:
- the LOC107915498 gene encoding uncharacterized protein is translated as MGSTKALGYDGFPVIFYQCFWYLIGKDVTHFYLKALNRELPLEEVNFTKIVLIPKTSAANSMSSCHPISLCSVLYKVISKVLANRLRIVLEDCIDEAQGAFVPRRLISDNVLVAYELMHTLKKKRLGKKGSFALKLDMSKAYDRVEWGFIECMMLRMEFDARWVELIMHSISSVSYSVMVNDGISEILYLNRGLR